The Geoalkalibacter subterraneus genome contains the following window.
TTTTCACCGACGTTTCAAAAGCCCCGGAGAGCTTCTTTCCGGGGCTTTTTTAGTATCCGGCACGTTGCGTTTATAACGGTTTTTTAAAAATGGGTTGCTTTATGCGTTAACTTGTATAATGTTAAAAAATAAAGGTTTTTTGTCGGCAGAAAAGGAGCTTGAAATGGGATTTTTTAACAAATTGTTCGGCAGCAAAAACGATTATCCCGAAATCAATCCTTCCAGCCCCGTTGTGAACCGCCTGGAGAAATTCAAGGATCACATCGAAACCCTGTCCGACGAGGCCAAGCAGCCCTTGGAGGTTGTCCCGGGCGATGACCGCGCCTTTGTCTTTATCGGCAAGCCGCCCAAGAAGTTCGGCATTGCCTGGATCGAGGACGGGCAGATCAACAACCTTAAAACCCTGGTGGAACGCGACAACGTCGAGCCGCCGAAAGTACAGGCCATGGCCGATCGCCTGCGCCAGATCTACGAGAACTACCAGCAGACCGATCGTTTCAAGGCCCATGTCGGCAAATGCGACGTTGTTGTCACGCCATCGGACAAGTTCCGGAAGGAAGTCAGAGAGGCGATCGCGCAAGTCACCCATTGACTGCCCGATCTCCCGGTTGCCGCACCACGCATGCAGCCGCCACCCACAAAAGAGCGTCCTGCCCTGCCGCACCAGGCCCGAGCCTGTTTGATAATCTGGTCAGGCCGACGAAAAACCTGCTTCCACCGGGCCGCCGGGGCAGGCGCTCATTCCTTCTCTCGATCCACTCAAACCGTTATTGGTGATTTGCTCAGGAGCCCAGCAGTGCCTCCATTTCGGGTCAGGCTTCGCATTTCGGGTCAGGCTTGACAAATGGGGAAACCCTTGTAGGATTGCGCTATGCCCCGAAAACCTCGCATTCATTTTCCAGGTGCTGCCTACCACGTCATCCTCCGCGGAAACGATGGCCAGGATACTTTCCTTGACGAAGCGGACCGATCCCGCTTTTTCTTTCTGCTTCAAGCCGGCACTGAACGATTCGGCCACCGCATCCACGCCTTCTGCCTGATGAGCAATCACCTTCATCTTGCCGTACAGGTCAAGGAAATACCTCTTGCCCGCATCATGCAGAATCTCGGCTTTCGATATACACAGTATTTCAACCGGCGATATAAAAGAACCGGTCATCTTTTCCAGGGGCGCTACAAGGCGCTGCTAATCGATGCTGACAGTTATTTACTCGAACTGATGCGCTACATTCATCTCAATCCCATTCGAGCCGGCATGGTGGCGCGTCCGGAGAGCTATCCATGGTCAAGCCATTGTGCTTATCTCGGCGGTGAGAAACCTCCCTGGCTGACGACCGACTGGGTCCTCGGTCAATTCCCCGA
Protein-coding sequences here:
- a CDS encoding transposase, with protein sequence MPRKPRIHFPGAAYHVILRGNDGQDTFLDEADRSRFFFLLQAGTERFGHRIHAFCLMSNHLHLAVQVKEIPLARIMQNLGFRYTQYFNRRYKRTGHLFQGRYKALLIDADSYLLELMRYIHLNPIRAGMVARPESYPWSSHCAYLGGEKPPWLTTDWVLGQFPDAERYHRFIEDGMEEGYRKEFHTGSFEGRALGDDRFIEEALSQAEEPARGKLTLETLIEAVCRAYGLRKAELASRSRVRKISEARAMASLLVRETEMLTMVDLGREIKQDVSSLSQAARRLEMRIESDSPLEERFEAIQGMIANPHLSSLTPCA